The Temnothorax longispinosus isolate EJ_2023e chromosome 7, Tlon_JGU_v1, whole genome shotgun sequence genome contains a region encoding:
- the LOC139815761 gene encoding uncharacterized protein yields MRNKENIDEFIDGVMYKKFMNALSANDKINFVTATFNSDGSPVFESSKFSIWPIQLIINEMPFEIRMSNPIVCGVWFGKDKPDMNIFLEPFVAYMNELSNEGVWCTIKNKDHCIKVYTVCCCVDSVARAPMQGLVQYNGYYGCNWCLHPGFYVALQRGGSIKYVLLDEMPSKRTEMQMIRHMQQSLTSANPVYGVKKPTVLLNLRGFNVISGFVPDSMHCINLGIAEQFLQYWIESNNLPYSLTNNDIHNIDIMLKEIKVPNQIARLSRSIRDRKWWKAREYENWTLYYSIPILMCFSHLQIYAKHWALLVEAYYILLKRSITRIELNHADGLLKRFVAYTEIYYSESAMTFNIHQLLHLAQSVADWGPLWAHSGYCFESGNGQIVKKVQAAKGVIHQICRTIAMNQSQLILKEHVALRPFSMISNFISYLDKKHAKTTFKISHARYFGTNYPTNVRWIQELGLSHESRVYHKIVKERCLYISSRKNRLRSNNSFALTKEGSFIRIIDFIIDPLSRKEYTICNVVNTEHIFDNNNTSMKKVIDIPNALLAIETNTIERVCVFIDINNAMYICAVPNLFFY; encoded by the coding sequence ATGCgaaataaggaaaatattgatgaatTTATTGATGGAGTaatgtataagaaatttatgaaTGCTTTATCAGCGaatgacaaaataaattttgtaacagCGACTTTCAATAGTGATGGATCACCGGTTTTTGAAAGttctaaattttcaatttggcctattcaattaataattaatgaaatgccATTTGAGATAAGAATGTCTAATCCCATTGTTTGCGGAGTATGGTTTGGTAAAGATAAACcggatatgaatatttttttagaaccATTTGTTGCTTACATGAACGAATTATCAAACGAAGGTGTTTGGTGtaccataaaaaataaagaccATTGTATTAAAGTGTACACAGTATGTTGCTGTGTCGATTCCGTGGCTCGTGCACCAATGCAAGGTTTAGTTCAATATAATGGTTACTATGGATGTAATTGGTGCTTGCATCCAGGTTTTTATGTTGCATTACAAAGAGGTGGAAGTATCAAATATGTCCTTTTAGATGAGATGCCATCCAAACGAACTGAGATGCAAATGATTAGACACATGCAGCAGAGTCTAACATCTGCAAATCCTGTTTATGGCGTTAAAAAACCAACAGTTCTACTAAATTTGAGAGGTTTTAACGTAATTTCTGGGTTTGTTCCGGATAGTATGCACTGCATCAATTTGGGAATAGCagaacaatttttacaatactgGATTGAATCAAACAACTTACCATACTCATTGACTAATAATGATATtcataatattgatattatgttaaaagaaataaaagttccAAATCAAATTGCCCGATTATCTCGCTCTATTCGAGACAGAAAATGGTGGAAGGCGAGAGAGTACGAAAATTGGACTCTCTACTATAGCATTCCGATTCTAATGTGTTTTTCTCATTTGCAAATTTATGCGAAACATTGGGCGCTCTTGGTAGAagcatattacattttattaaaaagaagtaTTACACGCATTGAACTAAATCATGCAGATGGTCTATTGAAAAGATTTGTTGCTTAcactgaaatatattattcagaaAGTGCAATGACATTTAACATTCATCAGCTATTACACTTGGCACAAAGCGTGGCAGATTGGGGGCCGCTATGGGCTCACTCTGGATATTGCTTCGAAAGTGGTAATGGTCAAATTGTAAAGAAAGTCCAAGCTGCTAAGGGAGTTATTCATCAGATATGTAGGACAATTGCTATGAATCAAAgtcaattaattctgaaagaaCACGTAGCACTAAGACCGTTTTCAATGATCAGTAATTTTATATCCTATCTTGACAAAAAACATGCCAAAACAACCTTCAAAATATCTCATGCAAGATACTTTGGAACAAACTATCCAACAAATGTAAGATGGATTCAAGAACTTGGCTTATCACATGAAAGTAGGGTGtatcataaaattgttaaagagCGTTGTCTATATATATCGTCCAGAAAAAATAGGCTCCGctcaaataattcttttgcTCTTACAAAGGAAGGAAGTTTTATCCgaataatagattttataatcgACCCGTTAAGTAGAAAAGAGTATACAATATGCAATGTAGTAAATACAGAACATattttcgataataataatacatcgATGAAAAAAGTAATAGATATTCCTAATGCATTACTTGCAATAGAAACTAATACGATTGAAAGGGTTTGcgtttttattgatattaataatgcgATGTATATTTGTGCAGTgccaaatttgtttttttattaa